A single region of the Aeromicrobium chenweiae genome encodes:
- a CDS encoding alkene reductase, with product MTTAFDPITIGRHTLPNRIVMAPMTRSRAADGRPTELTATYYAQRASAGLIITEGIQPSVIGQGYPSTPGLHDPEQVAAWRAVTDAVHERGGRIFAQLMHTGRVGHPDNYADDLTPVGPSSVRADAQIFTPGGLQQMVQPEPLTHEEILTTIDDFVSAARHAIEAGFDGVELHGANGYLLHQFLSTNANQRGDQWGGSRENRARLIVDLSSAVAEAIGADRTAVRLSPGNGMNDIAEDDAEGTYLYVTEALDRLGLAYLHVLETGLPQLTKQLRAAWSGAFMLNPSTPGSSTGPDQLRLIEDGSADLLSFGALFLANPDLPARLAAGGPFNAPDMTKAYGGGDEGYTDYPTLQHTS from the coding sequence ATGACCACCGCATTCGACCCCATCACCATCGGCCGGCACACCCTGCCCAACCGCATCGTCATGGCGCCCATGACGCGCAGCCGCGCGGCCGACGGCCGCCCCACCGAGCTCACCGCGACGTACTACGCGCAGCGCGCCTCGGCGGGCCTCATCATCACCGAGGGCATCCAGCCCTCCGTGATCGGCCAGGGCTACCCGAGCACCCCGGGCCTGCACGATCCCGAGCAGGTCGCGGCCTGGCGGGCCGTGACGGACGCCGTGCACGAGCGCGGCGGGCGGATCTTCGCCCAGCTCATGCACACCGGCCGGGTCGGGCACCCCGACAACTACGCCGACGACCTCACCCCGGTCGGGCCGTCGTCCGTGCGCGCAGACGCGCAGATCTTCACGCCCGGCGGCCTGCAGCAGATGGTGCAGCCCGAGCCCCTGACCCACGAGGAGATCCTGACGACGATCGACGACTTCGTCTCCGCCGCACGTCACGCGATCGAGGCCGGATTCGACGGCGTCGAGCTGCACGGCGCCAACGGCTACCTCCTGCACCAGTTCCTGTCCACCAACGCGAACCAGCGCGGCGACCAGTGGGGTGGCTCCCGGGAGAACCGGGCCCGCCTGATCGTCGATCTCAGCTCCGCGGTGGCGGAGGCGATCGGCGCCGACCGCACCGCGGTGCGGCTCTCCCCCGGGAACGGCATGAACGACATCGCCGAGGACGACGCCGAGGGCACCTACCTGTACGTCACGGAGGCGCTGGACCGCCTCGGCCTGGCGTACCTGCACGTCCTCGAGACCGGCCTCCCCCAGCTGACCAAGCAGCTGCGGGCCGCCTGGAGCGGCGCGTTCATGCTGAACCCCTCGACCCCCGGGTCGAGCACCGGTCCCGACCAGCTCCGCCTGATCGAGGACGGCTCGGCCGACCTGCTGTCCTTCGGCGCCCTCTTCCTGGCCAACCCGGACCTTCCGGCCCGGCTCGCGGCCGGGGGGCCGTTCAACGCCCCGGACATGACCAAGGCCTACGGCGGTGGCGACGAGGGCTACACGGACTACCCGACGCTCCAGCACACCAGCTGA
- a CDS encoding MarR family winged helix-turn-helix transcriptional regulator: MTERPVPDVTQPAGAADGPVSHAIFRVARLHKLLAGQLLRETGLYPNQEQVMMRLWDAGPQRQVDLIRMTDSDAATMTRTVQRLQKAGFVEVARSTQDRRVVMVQASESSHELRPKVERMWKRLEAVTVDGLAPDEREEILRGLEALEDNLLRAADLPDLPS, from the coding sequence GTGACCGAGCGCCCAGTTCCCGACGTGACCCAGCCGGCCGGAGCCGCCGACGGGCCCGTGAGCCACGCGATATTCCGGGTCGCCCGGCTCCACAAGCTGCTGGCCGGACAGCTCCTGCGCGAGACGGGGCTCTACCCGAACCAGGAGCAGGTCATGATGCGGCTGTGGGACGCAGGACCGCAGCGCCAGGTCGACCTGATCCGGATGACGGACTCCGACGCCGCCACCATGACCCGCACCGTCCAGCGACTGCAGAAGGCGGGATTCGTCGAGGTGGCTCGCAGCACCCAGGACCGCCGCGTGGTGATGGTCCAGGCCTCCGAGTCGAGCCACGAGCTGCGTCCGAAGGTGGAGCGCATGTGGAAGCGTCTGGAGGCCGTCACGGTCGACGGTCTCGCACCCGACGAGCGCGAGGAGATCCTTCGGGGTCTCGAGGCGTTGGAGGACAACCTGCTCCGCGCCGCCGATCTGCCCGATCTGCCGTCCTGA
- a CDS encoding UBP-type zinc finger domain-containing protein — protein MSTHQDGIVPSVAPSGEGCVECGSLGGWWFHLRRCAECGHVGCCDSSPGQHASAHYRETGHPVMQSFEPGESWFWDFRTEDVFTGVELAAPTSHPVDQPVPGPAGSVPPDWQSQLH, from the coding sequence GTGTCCACACATCAGGACGGCATCGTGCCGTCGGTCGCCCCGTCCGGAGAGGGATGTGTCGAGTGCGGATCCCTGGGTGGCTGGTGGTTCCACCTGCGACGGTGCGCGGAGTGCGGTCACGTCGGCTGCTGCGACAGCTCGCCCGGACAGCACGCCTCGGCCCACTACCGGGAGACCGGCCACCCCGTGATGCAGTCGTTCGAGCCGGGGGAGAGCTGGTTCTGGGACTTCCGCACGGAGGACGTGTTCACCGGTGTGGAGCTCGCCGCACCGACCAGCCATCCCGTCGACCAGCCCGTTCCGGGACCGGCCGGGTCCGTGCCGCCGGACTGGCAGTCGCAGCTGCACTGA
- a CDS encoding ATP-binding cassette domain-containing protein produces MTPDDVHPADSHDLIRVVGARENNLKDVSVVLPKRRLTAFTGVSGSGKSSLVFATIAAESQRMINETYSSFVQGFMPRMARPDVDVLDGLTTAIIVDQERMGSDPRSTVGTATDVNAMLRRLFSRLGEPHIGGPQAFSFNVASVSGAGAVTFEKGGRETKERRSFSVTGGMCPRCEGRGAVNDFDLTALYDESKSINEGALTIPGWSMDGWQGRILRGVGLFDCDKPIADFTAKELDALLHQEPTKFKIEGINLTFMGIIPQIQKSFLAKDVDAMQPHIRAFVERAITFTTCPECDGTRLSALARSSRIAGRNIADLCALQISDLAVWVRDLDEPSVAPLLTALSETLDSFVEIGLGYLSLERPSGTLSGGEAQRTKMIRHLGSALTDVTYVFDEPTIGLHPHDIQRMNDLLLQLRDKGNTVLVVEHKPETIAIADHVVDLGPGAGHAGGEIVFEGTVDDLRGSDTLTGRHLDDRATLKPSVRTASGSLEVRGASTHNLRDVDVDIPLGVLTVVTGVAGSGKSSLIHGSVAGREGVVTVDQSGIKGSRRSNPATYTGLLEPIRKAFAKANGVKPALFSANSEGACPTCKGAGVIYSDLGVMAGVSTPCEDCEGRRFQPAVLDYTLGGRNISEVLEMPVSEAADFFGPDQVKLPAAHKILLRLVDVGLGYVSLGQPLTTLSGGERQRLKLATHMGAEGGVYVLDEPTTGLHLADVDNLLGLLDRLVDAGQSVIVIEHHQAVMAHADWIIDIGPGAGHDGGTVVFEGTPADLVADRSTLTGQHLAAYVREPARA; encoded by the coding sequence ATGACACCTGACGACGTGCACCCCGCGGACAGCCACGACCTGATCCGGGTCGTGGGTGCTCGGGAGAACAACCTCAAGGACGTCAGCGTCGTCCTTCCCAAGCGCCGGCTGACGGCGTTCACGGGCGTCTCCGGCTCGGGCAAGAGCTCGCTCGTCTTCGCCACGATCGCGGCGGAGTCCCAGCGGATGATCAACGAGACGTACAGCTCGTTCGTGCAGGGGTTCATGCCCAGGATGGCCCGGCCGGACGTCGACGTCCTCGACGGGCTCACCACCGCGATCATCGTCGACCAGGAGCGGATGGGCTCGGACCCCCGCTCGACCGTCGGCACCGCGACCGACGTCAACGCGATGCTCCGACGACTCTTCAGCCGGCTGGGGGAGCCGCACATCGGAGGGCCGCAGGCGTTCTCCTTCAACGTCGCGTCGGTCTCGGGTGCCGGTGCCGTCACGTTCGAGAAGGGCGGCCGGGAGACCAAGGAACGGCGCAGCTTCAGCGTCACCGGCGGCATGTGCCCGCGGTGCGAGGGGCGCGGGGCGGTCAATGACTTCGACCTGACGGCGCTGTACGACGAGAGCAAGTCGATCAACGAGGGTGCGTTGACCATCCCGGGATGGAGCATGGACGGGTGGCAGGGGCGGATCCTGCGCGGCGTCGGTCTGTTCGACTGCGACAAGCCGATCGCGGACTTCACCGCGAAGGAGCTGGATGCCCTGCTGCACCAGGAGCCGACGAAGTTCAAGATCGAGGGCATCAACCTCACCTTCATGGGCATCATCCCGCAGATCCAGAAGTCCTTCCTCGCCAAGGACGTCGACGCGATGCAGCCGCACATCCGCGCCTTCGTCGAGCGGGCGATCACGTTCACGACCTGCCCCGAGTGCGACGGGACCCGGTTGAGCGCACTGGCCCGGTCCTCGCGGATCGCGGGCCGGAACATCGCCGATCTGTGCGCGCTGCAGATCAGCGACCTGGCCGTCTGGGTCCGTGACCTGGACGAGCCGTCGGTGGCGCCGCTGCTCACGGCGCTGTCCGAGACGCTCGACTCGTTCGTCGAGATCGGACTCGGCTACCTGTCCCTCGAACGCCCCTCGGGCACGCTGTCCGGGGGTGAGGCGCAGCGCACCAAGATGATCCGGCACCTCGGCTCGGCGCTGACCGACGTCACGTACGTCTTCGACGAGCCGACGATCGGCCTGCACCCGCACGACATCCAGCGGATGAACGACCTGCTGCTGCAGCTGCGCGACAAGGGCAACACGGTCCTGGTCGTCGAGCACAAGCCCGAGACGATCGCGATCGCCGACCACGTCGTCGACCTGGGTCCCGGGGCGGGCCATGCCGGCGGGGAGATCGTGTTCGAGGGCACGGTCGACGACCTGCGGGGGAGCGACACCCTCACTGGCAGGCACCTCGACGACCGCGCGACCCTGAAGCCTTCCGTGCGCACGGCGTCCGGGTCGCTGGAGGTCCGCGGCGCCAGCACGCACAACCTCCGGGACGTCGACGTCGACATCCCGCTCGGCGTCCTGACGGTCGTGACCGGTGTCGCCGGCTCCGGCAAGAGCTCGCTGATCCACGGGTCCGTCGCGGGCCGGGAGGGCGTCGTGACGGTCGACCAGAGCGGCATCAAGGGCTCGCGACGCAGCAACCCCGCCACCTACACGGGCCTGCTCGAGCCCATCCGCAAGGCGTTCGCGAAGGCGAACGGGGTCAAGCCCGCCCTGTTCAGCGCCAACTCCGAGGGCGCCTGCCCCACGTGCAAGGGCGCCGGCGTCATCTACTCCGACCTCGGCGTCATGGCGGGCGTCTCGACGCCCTGCGAGGACTGCGAGGGCAGGCGGTTCCAGCCAGCCGTGCTCGACTACACCCTCGGTGGCCGGAACATCAGCGAGGTGCTGGAGATGCCGGTCTCCGAAGCCGCCGACTTCTTCGGCCCGGACCAGGTGAAGCTCCCCGCTGCGCACAAGATCCTGCTGCGCCTGGTCGACGTCGGTCTCGGGTACGTGAGCCTCGGTCAGCCGCTCACGACGCTGTCGGGAGGCGAGCGCCAACGGCTCAAGCTCGCGACGCACATGGGCGCCGAGGGAGGTGTGTACGTCCTCGACGAGCCGACGACCGGCTTGCACCTGGCCGACGTGGACAACTTGCTGGGGCTGCTCGACCGGCTGGTGGACGCGGGCCAGTCGGTGATCGTCATCGAGCACCACCAGGCCGTCATGGCGCACGCCGACTGGATCATCGACATCGGTCCCGGCGCGGGTCACGACGGTGGCACGGTCGTCTTCGAGGGCACCCCGGCCGATCTCGTCGCCGACCGGTCGACGCTCACCGGTCAGCATCTTGCGGCCTACGTCCGGGAGCCGGCCCGCGCGTAG
- a CDS encoding helix-turn-helix transcriptional regulator, with protein sequence MTTTSSRLLSLLSLLQARRDWPGALLAERLDVSPRTVRRDVDRLRELGYPVAAFKGPDGGYRLDAGTELPPLLFDDDQAVALAVALQLATTSGAGIEEAATRALTTVRQVMPARLRHRIDAVEVTAVGGSTTPPVDTGLLAELSTAIRRREVLRFDYASPSGAQGRGPRRAEPLHLVARSGRWYLVGWDLEREDWRTYRVDRISPRTPNGPRFEPREVPGGDLAAFVNGRFRGSDGTTTDWPCRGEVIIDLPAATVSAYAHDGVVEPWGPDRCRLVQGAWSWVGLAAMLGRYDAEIEVVGPPELAAAFATLADRYARAGSRT encoded by the coding sequence ATGACGACGACCTCTTCCCGGCTGCTGTCGCTGCTGTCCCTGCTGCAGGCACGCCGCGACTGGCCCGGTGCGCTGCTCGCCGAACGGCTCGACGTGAGTCCTCGCACCGTCCGGCGAGACGTCGACAGGCTGCGCGAGCTCGGCTATCCGGTCGCGGCCTTCAAGGGACCTGACGGCGGCTACCGGCTGGATGCCGGCACCGAGCTGCCGCCGCTGCTGTTCGACGACGACCAGGCCGTCGCCCTCGCGGTCGCCCTGCAGCTGGCCACGACCTCCGGGGCGGGCATCGAGGAGGCCGCCACCCGCGCCCTCACCACGGTCCGGCAGGTCATGCCGGCGCGCCTGCGCCATCGCATCGACGCCGTCGAGGTCACCGCCGTCGGCGGGTCGACGACGCCCCCCGTCGACACCGGCCTGCTGGCCGAGCTGAGCACCGCGATCCGCAGGCGGGAGGTGCTCCGGTTCGACTACGCCTCGCCGTCCGGCGCCCAGGGCCGCGGACCTCGACGGGCCGAGCCCCTTCACCTGGTCGCCCGCAGCGGCCGGTGGTACCTGGTGGGCTGGGACCTCGAGCGCGAGGACTGGCGGACGTACCGTGTCGACCGCATCTCCCCGCGGACGCCGAACGGTCCGCGGTTCGAGCCGCGCGAGGTGCCCGGCGGCGACCTGGCCGCCTTCGTCAACGGTCGGTTCCGCGGATCCGACGGCACGACCACCGACTGGCCGTGCCGGGGCGAGGTCATCATCGACCTGCCCGCCGCGACCGTGTCGGCGTACGCCCATGACGGCGTCGTGGAGCCGTGGGGACCGGATCGCTGCCGCCTCGTCCAGGGCGCCTGGTCGTGGGTGGGGCTCGCAGCGATGCTGGGCCGCTACGACGCGGAGATCGAGGTGGTCGGACCTCCCGAGCTCGCCGCCGCCTTCGCGACCCTCGCCGATCGCTACGCGCGGGCCGGCTCCCGGACGTAG
- a CDS encoding DUF1761 domain-containing protein, translating into MFDVIPEINWLAVLLSTLALAVLGGLYFGALVPKQYVAVLGRQDLPAPEPDALTYGGPVACMLVVVLTDAVLMAALDVQTMGDALTFGALVGVGYLVSMTFNIAINPSFPRPLAYGLLNTPYFLGGSLVACAILQLMG; encoded by the coding sequence ATGTTCGACGTCATCCCCGAGATCAACTGGCTCGCCGTCCTGCTGTCCACCCTCGCCCTCGCTGTGCTCGGCGGGCTCTACTTCGGCGCCCTCGTGCCCAAGCAGTACGTCGCCGTGCTGGGACGCCAGGACCTGCCCGCCCCTGAGCCAGATGCCCTGACGTACGGGGGGCCCGTCGCCTGCATGCTGGTGGTCGTGCTCACCGACGCGGTGCTCATGGCCGCCCTCGACGTGCAGACGATGGGCGACGCCCTCACGTTCGGAGCGCTCGTGGGGGTGGGCTACCTGGTCTCGATGACGTTCAACATCGCCATCAACCCCAGCTTCCCGCGTCCCCTCGCGTACGGGCTGCTGAACACCCCGTACTTCCTCGGTGGAAGCCTCGTCGCCTGCGCGATCCTGCAGCTGATGGGGTGA
- the fdhD gene encoding formate dehydrogenase accessory sulfurtransferase FdhD: MAGRLTRRTRVTRFDPAGTTVEREDTLAVEEPLEIRVNGRSFSVTMRSPGDDFDLVAGFLVSEGVIWSAEQLVSLRFCAGTDENGLQTFNVVDAQLSPETAPPDLSLERHVYTSSSCGICGTASIEAVEKAAHFGHSNDDRTWSATLIGSLPDRLREHQKVFDRTGGVHAAGLFDAAGKLLCLREDVGRHNAVDKVVGWALREGRLPLAGTTLQVSGRASFELVQKAHMAGIPVLAAVSAPSSLAVEHAEVAGMTLVGFSRGGAFNAYAGAHRITE, translated from the coding sequence ATGGCCGGTCGTCTCACCCGTCGCACGCGCGTCACCCGCTTCGACCCCGCGGGGACGACGGTCGAGCGCGAGGACACGCTCGCCGTCGAGGAGCCGCTCGAGATCCGCGTCAACGGACGATCGTTCTCCGTGACGATGCGCTCGCCCGGCGACGACTTCGACCTCGTCGCGGGCTTCCTGGTCTCCGAAGGCGTCATCTGGTCCGCCGAGCAGCTCGTGTCGCTCCGGTTCTGCGCCGGCACCGACGAGAACGGCCTGCAGACGTTCAACGTCGTGGACGCCCAGCTGAGCCCCGAGACCGCCCCGCCGGACCTGTCGCTCGAGCGCCACGTCTACACGTCGAGCTCGTGCGGCATCTGTGGCACGGCGTCCATCGAGGCGGTCGAGAAGGCCGCCCACTTCGGCCACTCGAACGACGATCGCACGTGGTCCGCCACCCTCATCGGCTCACTTCCGGACCGCCTGCGAGAGCACCAAAAGGTGTTCGACCGCACCGGCGGCGTCCACGCCGCAGGGCTGTTCGACGCCGCGGGCAAGCTGCTGTGCTTGCGCGAGGACGTCGGTCGGCACAACGCGGTCGACAAGGTCGTGGGGTGGGCCCTGCGCGAGGGACGCCTGCCCTTGGCAGGAACGACCCTGCAGGTCTCCGGCCGGGCCTCGTTCGAGCTCGTGCAGAAGGCCCACATGGCCGGCATCCCCGTCCTCGCCGCGGTGTCGGCGCCGTCCTCGCTCGCCGTCGAGCACGCCGAGGTCGCCGGCATGACGCTCGTCGGGTTCAGTCGAGGTGGCGCCTTCAACGCGTACGCGGGAGCCCACCGCATCACCGAGTGA
- a CDS encoding peptidase E, translating to MLGTILTLGGGGFSMSDDGTSALDDFLLELTGKNRPRVCFVPTASGDADTYSQQFETSFAGRAETSVLSLFCHDPWGYSDPTMLLDQDVVYVGGGSTANLLAVWRLHGLPDLLVEAAAQGVILAGISAGMNCWFEGSSTDSFGPLAPLTDGLGFISATSCPHYLGEPGRRGQYMDWVADGTLGAGYAVDDYAGLLFRDGKLVEAVAERTGRHAFRVERDGTDRAVEIEIPLRMLS from the coding sequence ATGCTCGGCACAATCCTCACGCTCGGTGGCGGCGGCTTCTCGATGTCGGATGACGGGACCTCGGCTCTCGACGACTTCCTGCTCGAGCTGACGGGCAAGAACCGTCCGCGCGTCTGTTTCGTCCCCACGGCGAGCGGTGATGCGGATACGTACAGCCAGCAGTTCGAAACCTCGTTCGCCGGCCGCGCCGAGACATCGGTGCTCTCGTTGTTCTGTCACGACCCATGGGGCTACAGCGATCCGACGATGCTTCTGGATCAGGACGTCGTGTATGTCGGTGGAGGGTCGACCGCGAATCTGCTCGCGGTGTGGCGCCTGCACGGTCTGCCCGATCTTCTGGTGGAGGCCGCGGCACAAGGGGTGATACTCGCGGGGATCAGCGCGGGCATGAACTGTTGGTTCGAGGGTTCCTCCACGGACTCGTTCGGACCGCTGGCCCCCTTGACCGACGGACTCGGCTTCATCAGTGCGACGTCATGCCCCCACTACCTCGGCGAGCCAGGCCGGCGCGGACAGTACATGGACTGGGTGGCCGACGGGACGCTCGGTGCCGGGTACGCAGTCGACGACTATGCCGGCCTCCTGTTTCGGGACGGCAAGCTCGTCGAGGCGGTGGCCGAACGCACCGGACGACACGCCTTCCGAGTCGAGCGCGACGGCACGGACCGCGCGGTCGAGATCGAGATCCCGCTACGCATGCTCTCGTGA
- a CDS encoding HNH endonuclease, whose protein sequence is MNPEPTIDAMRTAAQALSSGDTREKLHAVQAAQDALDAAKAVLLAELQAAREFELDGASTLNTWVRNQLRLNAGQATRLVRNVNALRDLPLVAEAATTGRISAAHVQVFVYGLAHVGLEPMREYEEALVTIACERDPDELFDAVKRLKDRTHPEDLDDAWRGGMEKEDFAVDALPEGWHVSGFLNTLTGLKLKKVLDSVSAPHDAEDTRTGAQRRVQGLDDLLSSILGNGLPSDKGVRPHMSVFVDAETVEAAAERVRQDTEHPHRVPDPMPVTEPATLAGHGAIGPHLLMFLFCMSGITGFVRDQDQVLNVGRTKYEPNLKQRKAVLARQKGICAAPGCNHTHLEVHHSVWWSLGGSTDLDQLVGLCVRCHHLVHRGLLHISGDAVGGFVFADRYQRPIRRRRRTGYRRAA, encoded by the coding sequence ATGAATCCGGAGCCCACGATCGACGCGATGCGCACCGCCGCGCAGGCGCTCTCGTCGGGTGACACCCGCGAGAAGCTCCACGCGGTGCAGGCTGCTCAGGACGCGTTGGACGCGGCGAAGGCGGTGCTGCTGGCCGAGCTCCAGGCCGCAAGGGAGTTCGAGCTGGACGGAGCGTCGACGTTGAACACGTGGGTGCGCAACCAGCTGCGGCTCAACGCCGGCCAGGCGACCCGGCTGGTGCGCAACGTGAACGCGCTCCGGGACCTGCCTTTGGTGGCTGAAGCTGCCACGACGGGTCGGATCAGTGCCGCTCACGTGCAGGTGTTCGTCTACGGACTCGCCCACGTCGGGTTGGAGCCGATGCGGGAGTACGAGGAAGCACTGGTCACGATCGCCTGTGAGCGGGACCCGGACGAGCTGTTCGACGCGGTCAAGCGACTCAAGGACCGCACCCATCCCGAAGACCTGGACGACGCGTGGCGGGGCGGGATGGAGAAGGAGGACTTCGCCGTCGACGCCCTGCCCGAGGGGTGGCACGTCAGCGGATTCCTCAACACGCTGACCGGGCTGAAGCTCAAGAAGGTGCTCGACTCCGTCTCCGCACCCCACGATGCGGAGGACACCCGCACCGGCGCCCAGCGACGGGTGCAGGGCCTGGACGACCTGCTGTCCTCGATCCTCGGAAACGGGCTGCCATCCGACAAGGGCGTGCGCCCGCACATGTCGGTGTTCGTCGACGCTGAGACCGTCGAGGCAGCGGCCGAACGCGTGCGGCAGGACACCGAGCACCCCCACCGGGTGCCGGACCCGATGCCGGTCACCGAGCCGGCCACCCTCGCCGGTCACGGTGCGATCGGCCCCCACTTGTTGATGTTCCTGTTCTGCATGTCCGGGATCACCGGTTTCGTCCGCGACCAGGACCAGGTCCTGAACGTCGGGCGGACCAAGTACGAACCGAACCTCAAGCAGCGCAAAGCAGTCCTGGCCCGACAGAAGGGCATCTGCGCCGCACCCGGCTGCAACCACACCCACCTAGAAGTCCACCACAGCGTCTGGTGGTCCCTCGGTGGCTCAACCGATCTCGACCAGCTCGTCGGGCTGTGCGTCCGCTGCCATCACCTGGTGCACCGCGGGCTGCTGCACATCAGCGGTGACGCGGTCGGCGGGTTCGTGTTTGCGGATCGGTACCAACGACCCATCCGGCGTCGACGACGAACCGGCTACCGCCGAGCCGCCTGA
- a CDS encoding AI-2E family transporter encodes MAENQRIRDRGVVIDEAFGNLQRWGLRVIVIAAAAFVIGWGIGHVWMVLFPVSMALIVSTVLSPPVSFLRSKGWPSALAAAVVVVGFIAILVGVIAILTPQVAGQAAAIASNATDGLQKVRDWVTGEPLNLSDGQITRAIEAVQDKLQSSATAISSGVFSTISTATSIIVNIVLVLMLTFFFVKDGHKFLPWLNALGGQRSGAHLSEVLGRVWSTLGGFIRTQTIVALIDAVIIGGGLWILGSPLAVPLAVITFFGGYIPIVGAFVSGALAVLVTIVTNDYKAALIALVIVIAVQQLEGNVLSPVLQGKNMNLHPAVVLMSVTAGGSMFGVTGAFLAVPVAATVAEILRYVNEQIDDSVSVLAPKEDARGSAPSDDD; translated from the coding sequence GTGGCTGAGAACCAGAGGATCCGGGACCGCGGCGTCGTCATCGACGAGGCGTTCGGCAACCTCCAACGCTGGGGCCTGCGGGTCATCGTCATCGCCGCCGCGGCGTTCGTCATCGGCTGGGGCATCGGCCACGTCTGGATGGTGCTGTTCCCGGTCTCGATGGCCCTCATCGTGTCCACGGTGCTGTCCCCGCCCGTGTCGTTCCTGCGGTCCAAGGGCTGGCCGTCCGCCCTCGCGGCGGCGGTCGTCGTCGTGGGCTTCATCGCCATCCTCGTGGGCGTCATCGCGATCCTCACCCCGCAGGTCGCGGGCCAGGCAGCCGCGATCGCGTCCAATGCGACCGACGGCCTGCAGAAGGTGCGTGACTGGGTCACCGGGGAGCCGCTCAACCTGTCCGACGGCCAGATCACCCGGGCCATCGAGGCGGTGCAGGACAAGCTGCAGTCGAGCGCCACCGCGATCAGCTCCGGCGTCTTCTCGACCATCAGCACGGCCACCTCGATCATCGTCAACATCGTCCTCGTCCTCATGCTGACGTTCTTCTTCGTCAAGGACGGGCACAAGTTCCTGCCGTGGCTGAACGCGCTCGGCGGACAGCGCTCCGGCGCCCACCTGTCGGAGGTCCTCGGACGCGTGTGGTCGACCCTCGGCGGCTTCATCCGCACCCAGACCATCGTCGCCCTCATCGATGCCGTCATCATCGGCGGCGGGCTCTGGATCCTCGGCTCCCCGCTGGCGGTCCCGCTCGCGGTCATCACCTTCTTCGGTGGCTACATCCCGATCGTCGGAGCGTTCGTCAGCGGCGCCCTGGCGGTCCTCGTCACGATCGTCACGAACGACTACAAGGCGGCGTTGATCGCGCTGGTCATCGTGATCGCGGTCCAGCAGCTCGAGGGCAACGTGCTGTCGCCGGTCCTGCAGGGCAAGAACATGAACCTGCACCCTGCCGTCGTGCTGATGAGCGTCACCGCCGGCGGATCGATGTTCGGCGTCACGGGCGCGTTCCTCGCGGTGCCGGTGGCAGCGACCGTCGCCGAGATCCTGCGATACGTCAACGAGCAGATCGACGACTCGGTGTCCGTGCTGGCACCGAAGGAGGACGCTCGCGGGTCCGCCCCCTCAGACGACGACTGA
- a CDS encoding uracil-DNA glycosylase translates to MNRPLDELVAPDWAEALEPVADRIAAMGQFLRDEIAAGRSYLPHGDHVLRAFAEPMADVKVLITGQDPYPTPGHPVGLSFSVAPDVRPLPRSLVNIYTELEADLGIPPAPSGDLTPWSRQGVLLLNRVLTVRPGESASHRRKGWEAVTEQAIRALVARQQPLVAILWGRDAQSLRPMLGDVPAIESAHPSPLSASRGFFGSRPFSRANELLVEQGAEPVDWRLTDR, encoded by the coding sequence GTGAACCGCCCCCTCGACGAGCTGGTGGCACCGGACTGGGCCGAGGCCCTCGAGCCGGTGGCCGACCGGATCGCCGCGATGGGCCAGTTCCTGCGCGACGAGATCGCGGCCGGACGCTCGTACCTCCCCCACGGCGACCACGTCCTGCGCGCCTTCGCCGAGCCGATGGCGGACGTCAAGGTGCTCATCACCGGGCAGGACCCCTACCCCACGCCGGGCCACCCGGTCGGGCTGTCGTTCTCGGTCGCCCCGGACGTCCGCCCGCTGCCGCGCAGCCTGGTCAACATCTACACCGAGCTCGAGGCCGACCTCGGCATCCCGCCGGCGCCGTCGGGCGACCTGACGCCGTGGTCGCGGCAGGGCGTCCTGCTGCTCAACCGCGTGCTCACGGTCCGCCCGGGCGAGTCCGCCAGCCACCGCCGCAAGGGCTGGGAGGCCGTCACCGAGCAGGCCATCCGCGCCCTGGTCGCACGGCAGCAGCCGCTCGTCGCGATCCTGTGGGGCCGCGACGCCCAGAGTCTGCGCCCGATGCTCGGCGACGTGCCGGCGATCGAGTCGGCCCACCCCAGCCCGCTGTCGGCCTCGCGGGGGTTCTTCGGGTCCCGGCCGTTCAGCCGGGCCAACGAGCTCCTCGTCGAGCAGGGGGCCGAGCCGGTCGACTGGCGACTCACCGACCGCTAG